From Aedes albopictus strain Foshan chromosome 1, AalbF5, whole genome shotgun sequence, one genomic window encodes:
- the LOC109422789 gene encoding general odorant-binding protein 99a, whose amino-acid sequence MKLFIAVFAVIAVVAADFTVSTTEDLQRFRNECVSSLSVPADYVEKFKKWEFPEDDTTMCYIKCVFNKMQLFDDTEGPLVDNLVLQLAHGRDGEEVRTEVMKCVDKNTDNNACHWAFRGFKCFQKNNLSLIKASIKKD is encoded by the exons ATGAAACTATTCATTGCCGTATTTGCTGTGATCGCAGTG GTGGCTGCCGACTTTACCGTGTCCACCACGGAGGATCTGCAACGCTTCCGTAACGAGTGTGTCTCGTCGCTGAGCGTACCCGCCGACTAcgtggagaaattcaagaagtgGGAGTTCCCCGAGGACGACACCACCATGTGCTACATCAAGTGCGTGTTCAACAAGATGCAGCTGTTCGACGACACCGAGGGTCCCCTGGTTGACAACCTGGTGTTGCAGCTGGCCCATGGCCGCGATGGCGAGGAGGTCCGCACCGAAGTGATGAAGTGCGTGGACAAGAACACCGACAACAACGCCTGCCACTGGGCGTTCCGCGGATTCAAGTGCTTCCAGAAGAACAACCTGTCGCTGATCAAGGCTAGCATCAAGAAAGATTGA